The following proteins are co-located in the Doryrhamphus excisus isolate RoL2022-K1 chromosome 3, RoL_Dexc_1.0, whole genome shotgun sequence genome:
- the LOC131125243 gene encoding beta-2-microglobulin-like, which yields MNILVYPRFFIIFLCLLSSSVTKESPPIVQVYSRTPGYLGKPNVLICHMSNFYPPLIKVDLLNDGKVSTEATETELSFEENWEYYMTKYIPFTPQKGEEYTCRVTHMGVSRLFVWEPDT from the exons ATGAATATCCTTGTCTACCCACGTTTTTTCATCATCTTTTTGTGTCTCTTGAGCTCTTCGGTGACCAAAGAGT CTCCACCAATAGTTCAGGTGTACAGTCGGACACCGGGATACTTAGGGAAACCCAACGTCCTCATCTGCCATATGAGCAACTTCTACCCACCGCTGATCAAAGTCGACCTTCTGAATGATGGCAAGGTGTCGACGGAGGCCACTGAGACGGAGCTGTCCTTTGAGGAGAACTGGGAATACTACATGACCAAATATATTCCCTTCACCCCACAAAAAGGGGAGGAGTATACCTGCCGTGTGACCCACATGGGAGTATCCAGATTGTTTGTTTGGG AACCTGATACCTAA
- the irak3 gene encoding interleukin-1 receptor-associated kinase 3 isoform X4 translates to MDGADSTAARICPSFSEVRVFERMEAGGRSPTKELLWSWAQQNSRVQDLLWVLQDMGHHRALQLLLGHCHPVKERPLPLINEYESAADTKESGTLEMSRSQETFIQREHQTQITWQNILRGTRDFHREAKISEGSFSDVYEARVGGKTFAVKLFKQVNNTSWKKLWDIFRKEMEVIGLCRHPNILELLGCFSDERRYCVVYPYMRKGSLFRRLHREDGVPPLSWQERLGIIKGIAKALHHLHESQPRAVIYGNLSRYTNPHPLGRTSQVHDPAQMASLHSSNILFDEAMQPKLGDFSSPRLRPHPAGHCHTVTLHTGSHGNLDYLPEEYIRQGKLSCSVDVYSFGMVVMETITGRKVIEEVPKRTALRSMLISEVEDSGVGVDACLPFLDASAGQWPSSVARSLLDLSLRCTASHQRDRPSMENVLQTLSQLLPPPSCCSLDGPLSLEDGARIRIQHMPSVPVEHDEQSGVPTSPTQTRPCECSQSEVTYLSVTEADHVDTSTGDGNKSWPVQCSCQAATGDLCEDCVANAFTGTYTHFSE, encoded by the exons ATGGATGGCGCGGACTCG ACAGCGGCCAGAATCTGCCCGAGCTTCTCTGAGGTCCGCGTGTTTGAGCGTATGGAGGCAGGGGGTCGCAGTCCCACCAAGGAGCTGCTGTGGTCCTGGGCCCAGCAGAACTCTCGAGTGCAGGACCTGCTTTGGGTACTACAGGACATGGGCCACCATCGGGCCTTGCAGCTCTTACTGGGTCATTGTCATCCAGTTAAAG aaagGCCTTTGCCCCTTATCAATGAATATGAGTCAGCAGCTGACACGAAG gAGTCAGGCACATTGGAGATGAGTCGTTCccaggaaacattcattcaaa GGGAACACCAGACACAAATCACGTGGCAAAACATCCTCAGAGGAACCAGAGATTTTCACCGTGAAGCAAAAATTTCAGAGGGCAGCTTCTCTGACGTCTACGAGGCACGGGTGGGAGGCAAAACATTTGCTGTGAAACTTTTCAAACAG GTAAACAACACGTCCTGGAAGAAGCTGTGGGATATTTTCAGGAAAGAAATGGAAGTCATTGGATT gtgtcGACATCCAAACATTCTCGAGTTGTTGGGTTGTTTTTCCGATGAGAGACGCTACTGTGTGGTCTATCCATACATGCGCAAAGGATCGCTCTTCCGCAGACTACATCGTGAG GACGGCGTACCTCCGCTTTCCTGGCAGGAACGTCTTGGCATCATAAAGGGAATCGCCAAGGCCCTGCATCATCTCCATGAATCTCAACCACGTGCGGTCATCTACGGGAATCTCTCCAGGTATACAAATCCACACCCACTGGGGAGAACTTCACAAGTTCACGACCCGGCTCAAATGGCTTCTCTGCACAGTTCCAACATTCTCTTCGATGAAGCCATGCAACCCAAGCTTGGCGATTTCAGTTCGCCTCGACTCCGCCCTCATCCGGCCGGCCATTGTCATACAGTCACCCTGCATACGGGTTCCCATGGCAACTTGGATTACCTGCCTGAGGAGTACATCCGGCAGGGCAAACTCTCCTGCAGCGTGGATGTCTACAGCTTCGGAATG GTTGTAATGGAAACAATAACAGGACGTAAAGTCATAGAGGAGGTGCCTAAACGTACGGCGCTG AGGTCGATGCTCATCTCTGAAGTGGAGGACAGTGGAGTCGGCGTTGATGCTTGTCTGCCGTTCTTGGATGCATCAGCTGGTCAGTGGCCATCTTCTGTGGCACGCAGTCTCTTGGACCTTTCATTGCGGTGCACGGCCAGTCACCAACGTGACAGACCCAGCATGGAGAAC GTTCTTCAGACACTGAGTCAGCTGCTTCCACCGCCAAGCTGCTGCTCTTTGGATGGACCTCTCAGTCTGGAGGATGGAGCCCGTATTCGTATCCAGCACATGCCCAGCGTGCCCGTGGAGCACGACGAACAGTCCGGCGTCCCCACCTCTCCAACACAGACGAGGCCGTGCGAATGCAGCCAGTCAGAGGTGACATATCTAAGTGTCACCGAGGCAGATCATGTTGACACGTCCACCGGGGATGGGAACAAAAGCTGGCCGGTGCAGTGCAGCTGCCAAGCTGCAACAGGCGATCTCTGTGAGGACTGCGTGGCAAATGCTTTTACCGGCACTTATACACATTTCTCAGAGTAA
- the irak3 gene encoding interleukin-1 receptor-associated kinase 3 isoform X5 produces the protein MDGADSESGTLEMSRSQETFIQREHQTQITWQNILRGTRDFHREAKISEGSFSDVYEARVGGKTFAVKLFKQVNNTSWKKLWDIFRKEMEVIGLCRHPNILELLGCFSDERRYCVVYPYMRKGSLFRRLHREDGVPPLSWQERLGIIKGIAKALHHLHESQPRAVIYGNLSRYTNPHPLGRTSQVHDPAQMASLHSSNILFDEAMQPKLGDFSSPRLRPHPAGHCHTVTLHTGSHGNLDYLPEEYIRQGKLSCSVDVYSFGMVVMETITGRKVIEEVPKRTALRSMLISEVEDSGVGVDACLPFLDASAGQWPSSVARSLLDLSLRCTASHQRDRPSMENVLQTLSQLLPPPSCCSLDGPLSLEDGARIRIQHMPSVPVEHDEQSGVPTSPTQTRPCECSQSEVTYLSVTEADHVDTSTGDGNKSWPVQCSCQAATGDLCEDCVANAFTGTYTHFSE, from the exons ATGGATGGCGCGGACTCG gAGTCAGGCACATTGGAGATGAGTCGTTCccaggaaacattcattcaaa GGGAACACCAGACACAAATCACGTGGCAAAACATCCTCAGAGGAACCAGAGATTTTCACCGTGAAGCAAAAATTTCAGAGGGCAGCTTCTCTGACGTCTACGAGGCACGGGTGGGAGGCAAAACATTTGCTGTGAAACTTTTCAAACAG GTAAACAACACGTCCTGGAAGAAGCTGTGGGATATTTTCAGGAAAGAAATGGAAGTCATTGGATT gtgtcGACATCCAAACATTCTCGAGTTGTTGGGTTGTTTTTCCGATGAGAGACGCTACTGTGTGGTCTATCCATACATGCGCAAAGGATCGCTCTTCCGCAGACTACATCGTGAG GACGGCGTACCTCCGCTTTCCTGGCAGGAACGTCTTGGCATCATAAAGGGAATCGCCAAGGCCCTGCATCATCTCCATGAATCTCAACCACGTGCGGTCATCTACGGGAATCTCTCCAGGTATACAAATCCACACCCACTGGGGAGAACTTCACAAGTTCACGACCCGGCTCAAATGGCTTCTCTGCACAGTTCCAACATTCTCTTCGATGAAGCCATGCAACCCAAGCTTGGCGATTTCAGTTCGCCTCGACTCCGCCCTCATCCGGCCGGCCATTGTCATACAGTCACCCTGCATACGGGTTCCCATGGCAACTTGGATTACCTGCCTGAGGAGTACATCCGGCAGGGCAAACTCTCCTGCAGCGTGGATGTCTACAGCTTCGGAATG GTTGTAATGGAAACAATAACAGGACGTAAAGTCATAGAGGAGGTGCCTAAACGTACGGCGCTG AGGTCGATGCTCATCTCTGAAGTGGAGGACAGTGGAGTCGGCGTTGATGCTTGTCTGCCGTTCTTGGATGCATCAGCTGGTCAGTGGCCATCTTCTGTGGCACGCAGTCTCTTGGACCTTTCATTGCGGTGCACGGCCAGTCACCAACGTGACAGACCCAGCATGGAGAAC GTTCTTCAGACACTGAGTCAGCTGCTTCCACCGCCAAGCTGCTGCTCTTTGGATGGACCTCTCAGTCTGGAGGATGGAGCCCGTATTCGTATCCAGCACATGCCCAGCGTGCCCGTGGAGCACGACGAACAGTCCGGCGTCCCCACCTCTCCAACACAGACGAGGCCGTGCGAATGCAGCCAGTCAGAGGTGACATATCTAAGTGTCACCGAGGCAGATCATGTTGACACGTCCACCGGGGATGGGAACAAAAGCTGGCCGGTGCAGTGCAGCTGCCAAGCTGCAACAGGCGATCTCTGTGAGGACTGCGTGGCAAATGCTTTTACCGGCACTTATACACATTTCTCAGAGTAA
- the ccdc107 gene encoding coiled-coil domain-containing protein 107 isoform X2, giving the protein MVLSTSQQVALAFTAVLLTFVVLPKMFSSGGGNGTKETRLDPRYSRKGGPALGPLRGPAASVSAPSSHQSAESVQQMKKLMEQELKGNKYKSNNNNNKGYVFTLMPLYAIGVGVFAAYKFLKIKSSDDQAQKDKFAKGAKKSVEAENQLNELEQRLAQTERMLNSILTQLDPLTNCAKTVAQEQKNEIMSQLQTIRCLMKKRGMDCPPLNEACFEQNLDNLIETLGASDTSAGDASSTEDVETPATTEDTAVEDCPTAQEGAESESGNIRKPQQEASEEDGVEEKGDEGEETEETDEEDEEGYEEFDLRPSLEDTNTEETGKVEQACGLRQRSRMN; this is encoded by the exons ATGGTTTTGTCAACATCACAACAAGTCGCCTTGGCGTTCACGGCGGTGCTTTTGACGTTTGTTGTTCTCCCGAAGATGTTTAGCTCTGGCGGGGGGAATGGGACCAAGGAAACGAGGCTCGACCCTCGCTACTCCAGAAAAG GTGGTCCTGCCCTGGGCCCACTGAGGGGTCCGGCTGCCAGCGTGAGCGCCCCCAGCTCCCATCAGTCGGCCGAAAGCGTGCAGCAGATGAAGAAGCTGATGGAGCAGGAGCTGAAGGGCAACAAGTACaaatccaacaacaacaacaacaaaggctACGTGTTCACACTCATGCCGCTCTACGCCATCGGGGTCGGGGTTTTTGCGGCATACAAGTTTTTGAAG aTCAAGTCTTCAGATGACCAggcacaaaaagacaaatttgCAAAGGGGGCCAAAAAATCAGTGGAGGCAG AGAACCAGCTGAATGAACTGGAACAAAGGCTCGCACAAACAGAGCGGATGCTCAATTCCATTCTCACCCAGTTAGACCCGCTCACAAACTG CGCCAAGACTGTGGCCCAGGAGCAAAAGAATGAAATCATGTCCCAGCTGCAGACCATCCGCTGCCTCATGAAGAAGAGAGGAATGGACTGTCCGCCATTGAACG AGGCCTGCTTTGAGCAGAATTTGGACAACCTCATTGAAACACTTGGGGCCAGCGATACCTCGGCAGGGGACGCCTCCTCCACTGAGGACGTGGAAACTCCCGCAACAACGGAGGATACGGCCGTGGAAGACTGTCCAACAGCGCAAGAAGGAGCTGAATCAGAAAGTGGGAACATCAGGAAGCCTCAACAGGAAGCATCGGAAGAGGATGGGGTGGAAGAAAAAGGAGACGAGGGCGAGGAAACGGAGGAGACTGATGAAGAGGACGAGGAAGGATATGAGGAGTTTGACCTCAGGCCTTCACTGGAGGACACGAACACGGAGGAGACTGGAAAAGTTGAGCAGGCGTGCGGCCTCAGGCAACGATCCAGGATGAACTAA
- the irak3 gene encoding interleukin-1 receptor-associated kinase 3 isoform X3, translating to MEPHTFLYDVPPLVIEQFSQLMDTGCCRYGWRGLAARICPSFSEVRVFERMEAGGRSPTKELLWSWAQQNSRVQDLLWVLQDMGHHRALQLLLGHCHPVKERPLPLINEYESAADTKESGTLEMSRSQETFIQREHQTQITWQNILRGTRDFHREAKISEGSFSDVYEARVGGKTFAVKLFKQVNNTSWKKLWDIFRKEMEVIGLCRHPNILELLGCFSDERRYCVVYPYMRKGSLFRRLHREDGVPPLSWQERLGIIKGIAKALHHLHESQPRAVIYGNLSSSNILFDEAMQPKLGDFSSPRLRPHPAGHCHTVTLHTGSHGNLDYLPEEYIRQGKLSCSVDVYSFGMVVMETITGRKVIEEVPKRTALRSMLISEVEDSGVGVDACLPFLDASAGQWPSSVARSLLDLSLRCTASHQRDRPSMENVLQTLSQLLPPPSCCSLDGPLSLEDGARIRIQHMPSVPVEHDEQSGVPTSPTQTRPCECSQSEVTYLSVTEADHVDTSTGDGNKSWPVQCSCQAATGDLCEDCVANAFTGTYTHFSE from the exons ATGGAGCCACACACGTTTCTTTACGATGTACCTCCGTTGGTCATTGAACAATTCTCTCAACTAATGGACACTGGATGTTGCCGCTATGGATGGCGCGGACTCG CGGCCAGAATCTGCCCGAGCTTCTCTGAGGTCCGCGTGTTTGAGCGTATGGAGGCAGGGGGTCGCAGTCCCACCAAGGAGCTGCTGTGGTCCTGGGCCCAGCAGAACTCTCGAGTGCAGGACCTGCTTTGGGTACTACAGGACATGGGCCACCATCGGGCCTTGCAGCTCTTACTGGGTCATTGTCATCCAGTTAAAG aaagGCCTTTGCCCCTTATCAATGAATATGAGTCAGCAGCTGACACGAAG gAGTCAGGCACATTGGAGATGAGTCGTTCccaggaaacattcattcaaa GGGAACACCAGACACAAATCACGTGGCAAAACATCCTCAGAGGAACCAGAGATTTTCACCGTGAAGCAAAAATTTCAGAGGGCAGCTTCTCTGACGTCTACGAGGCACGGGTGGGAGGCAAAACATTTGCTGTGAAACTTTTCAAACAG GTAAACAACACGTCCTGGAAGAAGCTGTGGGATATTTTCAGGAAAGAAATGGAAGTCATTGGATT gtgtcGACATCCAAACATTCTCGAGTTGTTGGGTTGTTTTTCCGATGAGAGACGCTACTGTGTGGTCTATCCATACATGCGCAAAGGATCGCTCTTCCGCAGACTACATCGTGAG GACGGCGTACCTCCGCTTTCCTGGCAGGAACGTCTTGGCATCATAAAGGGAATCGCCAAGGCCCTGCATCATCTCCATGAATCTCAACCACGTGCGGTCATCTACGGGAATCTCTCCAG TTCCAACATTCTCTTCGATGAAGCCATGCAACCCAAGCTTGGCGATTTCAGTTCGCCTCGACTCCGCCCTCATCCGGCCGGCCATTGTCATACAGTCACCCTGCATACGGGTTCCCATGGCAACTTGGATTACCTGCCTGAGGAGTACATCCGGCAGGGCAAACTCTCCTGCAGCGTGGATGTCTACAGCTTCGGAATG GTTGTAATGGAAACAATAACAGGACGTAAAGTCATAGAGGAGGTGCCTAAACGTACGGCGCTG AGGTCGATGCTCATCTCTGAAGTGGAGGACAGTGGAGTCGGCGTTGATGCTTGTCTGCCGTTCTTGGATGCATCAGCTGGTCAGTGGCCATCTTCTGTGGCACGCAGTCTCTTGGACCTTTCATTGCGGTGCACGGCCAGTCACCAACGTGACAGACCCAGCATGGAGAAC GTTCTTCAGACACTGAGTCAGCTGCTTCCACCGCCAAGCTGCTGCTCTTTGGATGGACCTCTCAGTCTGGAGGATGGAGCCCGTATTCGTATCCAGCACATGCCCAGCGTGCCCGTGGAGCACGACGAACAGTCCGGCGTCCCCACCTCTCCAACACAGACGAGGCCGTGCGAATGCAGCCAGTCAGAGGTGACATATCTAAGTGTCACCGAGGCAGATCATGTTGACACGTCCACCGGGGATGGGAACAAAAGCTGGCCGGTGCAGTGCAGCTGCCAAGCTGCAACAGGCGATCTCTGTGAGGACTGCGTGGCAAATGCTTTTACCGGCACTTATACACATTTCTCAGAGTAA
- the irak3 gene encoding interleukin-1 receptor-associated kinase 3 isoform X2, translated as MEPHTFLYDVPPLVIEQFSQLMDTGCCRYGWRGLAARICPSFSEVRVFERMEAGGRSPTKELLWSWAQQNSRVQDLLWVLQDMGHHRALQLLLGHCHPVKERPLPLINEYESAADTKESGTLEMSRSQETFIQREHQTQITWQNILRGTRDFHREAKISEGSFSDVYEARVGGKTFAVKLFKQVNNTSWKKLWDIFRKEMEVIGLCRHPNILELLGCFSDERRYCVVYPYMRKGSLFRRLHREDGVPPLSWQERLGIIKGIAKALHHLHESQPRAVIYGNLSRYTNPHPLGRTSQVHDPAQMASLHSSNILFDEAMQPKLGDFSSPRLRPHPAGHCHTVTLHTGSHGNLDYLPEEYIRQGKLSCSVDVYSFGMRSMLISEVEDSGVGVDACLPFLDASAGQWPSSVARSLLDLSLRCTASHQRDRPSMENVLQTLSQLLPPPSCCSLDGPLSLEDGARIRIQHMPSVPVEHDEQSGVPTSPTQTRPCECSQSEVTYLSVTEADHVDTSTGDGNKSWPVQCSCQAATGDLCEDCVANAFTGTYTHFSE; from the exons ATGGAGCCACACACGTTTCTTTACGATGTACCTCCGTTGGTCATTGAACAATTCTCTCAACTAATGGACACTGGATGTTGCCGCTATGGATGGCGCGGACTCG CGGCCAGAATCTGCCCGAGCTTCTCTGAGGTCCGCGTGTTTGAGCGTATGGAGGCAGGGGGTCGCAGTCCCACCAAGGAGCTGCTGTGGTCCTGGGCCCAGCAGAACTCTCGAGTGCAGGACCTGCTTTGGGTACTACAGGACATGGGCCACCATCGGGCCTTGCAGCTCTTACTGGGTCATTGTCATCCAGTTAAAG aaagGCCTTTGCCCCTTATCAATGAATATGAGTCAGCAGCTGACACGAAG gAGTCAGGCACATTGGAGATGAGTCGTTCccaggaaacattcattcaaa GGGAACACCAGACACAAATCACGTGGCAAAACATCCTCAGAGGAACCAGAGATTTTCACCGTGAAGCAAAAATTTCAGAGGGCAGCTTCTCTGACGTCTACGAGGCACGGGTGGGAGGCAAAACATTTGCTGTGAAACTTTTCAAACAG GTAAACAACACGTCCTGGAAGAAGCTGTGGGATATTTTCAGGAAAGAAATGGAAGTCATTGGATT gtgtcGACATCCAAACATTCTCGAGTTGTTGGGTTGTTTTTCCGATGAGAGACGCTACTGTGTGGTCTATCCATACATGCGCAAAGGATCGCTCTTCCGCAGACTACATCGTGAG GACGGCGTACCTCCGCTTTCCTGGCAGGAACGTCTTGGCATCATAAAGGGAATCGCCAAGGCCCTGCATCATCTCCATGAATCTCAACCACGTGCGGTCATCTACGGGAATCTCTCCAGGTATACAAATCCACACCCACTGGGGAGAACTTCACAAGTTCACGACCCGGCTCAAATGGCTTCTCTGCACAGTTCCAACATTCTCTTCGATGAAGCCATGCAACCCAAGCTTGGCGATTTCAGTTCGCCTCGACTCCGCCCTCATCCGGCCGGCCATTGTCATACAGTCACCCTGCATACGGGTTCCCATGGCAACTTGGATTACCTGCCTGAGGAGTACATCCGGCAGGGCAAACTCTCCTGCAGCGTGGATGTCTACAGCTTCGGAATG AGGTCGATGCTCATCTCTGAAGTGGAGGACAGTGGAGTCGGCGTTGATGCTTGTCTGCCGTTCTTGGATGCATCAGCTGGTCAGTGGCCATCTTCTGTGGCACGCAGTCTCTTGGACCTTTCATTGCGGTGCACGGCCAGTCACCAACGTGACAGACCCAGCATGGAGAAC GTTCTTCAGACACTGAGTCAGCTGCTTCCACCGCCAAGCTGCTGCTCTTTGGATGGACCTCTCAGTCTGGAGGATGGAGCCCGTATTCGTATCCAGCACATGCCCAGCGTGCCCGTGGAGCACGACGAACAGTCCGGCGTCCCCACCTCTCCAACACAGACGAGGCCGTGCGAATGCAGCCAGTCAGAGGTGACATATCTAAGTGTCACCGAGGCAGATCATGTTGACACGTCCACCGGGGATGGGAACAAAAGCTGGCCGGTGCAGTGCAGCTGCCAAGCTGCAACAGGCGATCTCTGTGAGGACTGCGTGGCAAATGCTTTTACCGGCACTTATACACATTTCTCAGAGTAA
- the ccdc107 gene encoding coiled-coil domain-containing protein 107 isoform X1, with protein sequence MVLSTSQQVALAFTAVLLTFVVLPKMFSSGGGNGTKETRLDPRYSRKVAGGPALGPLRGPAASVSAPSSHQSAESVQQMKKLMEQELKGNKYKSNNNNNKGYVFTLMPLYAIGVGVFAAYKFLKIKSSDDQAQKDKFAKGAKKSVEAENQLNELEQRLAQTERMLNSILTQLDPLTNCAKTVAQEQKNEIMSQLQTIRCLMKKRGMDCPPLNEACFEQNLDNLIETLGASDTSAGDASSTEDVETPATTEDTAVEDCPTAQEGAESESGNIRKPQQEASEEDGVEEKGDEGEETEETDEEDEEGYEEFDLRPSLEDTNTEETGKVEQACGLRQRSRMN encoded by the exons ATGGTTTTGTCAACATCACAACAAGTCGCCTTGGCGTTCACGGCGGTGCTTTTGACGTTTGTTGTTCTCCCGAAGATGTTTAGCTCTGGCGGGGGGAATGGGACCAAGGAAACGAGGCTCGACCCTCGCTACTCCAGAAAAG TGGCAGGTGGTCCTGCCCTGGGCCCACTGAGGGGTCCGGCTGCCAGCGTGAGCGCCCCCAGCTCCCATCAGTCGGCCGAAAGCGTGCAGCAGATGAAGAAGCTGATGGAGCAGGAGCTGAAGGGCAACAAGTACaaatccaacaacaacaacaacaaaggctACGTGTTCACACTCATGCCGCTCTACGCCATCGGGGTCGGGGTTTTTGCGGCATACAAGTTTTTGAAG aTCAAGTCTTCAGATGACCAggcacaaaaagacaaatttgCAAAGGGGGCCAAAAAATCAGTGGAGGCAG AGAACCAGCTGAATGAACTGGAACAAAGGCTCGCACAAACAGAGCGGATGCTCAATTCCATTCTCACCCAGTTAGACCCGCTCACAAACTG CGCCAAGACTGTGGCCCAGGAGCAAAAGAATGAAATCATGTCCCAGCTGCAGACCATCCGCTGCCTCATGAAGAAGAGAGGAATGGACTGTCCGCCATTGAACG AGGCCTGCTTTGAGCAGAATTTGGACAACCTCATTGAAACACTTGGGGCCAGCGATACCTCGGCAGGGGACGCCTCCTCCACTGAGGACGTGGAAACTCCCGCAACAACGGAGGATACGGCCGTGGAAGACTGTCCAACAGCGCAAGAAGGAGCTGAATCAGAAAGTGGGAACATCAGGAAGCCTCAACAGGAAGCATCGGAAGAGGATGGGGTGGAAGAAAAAGGAGACGAGGGCGAGGAAACGGAGGAGACTGATGAAGAGGACGAGGAAGGATATGAGGAGTTTGACCTCAGGCCTTCACTGGAGGACACGAACACGGAGGAGACTGGAAAAGTTGAGCAGGCGTGCGGCCTCAGGCAACGATCCAGGATGAACTAA
- the irak3 gene encoding interleukin-1 receptor-associated kinase 3 isoform X1: MEPHTFLYDVPPLVIEQFSQLMDTGCCRYGWRGLAARICPSFSEVRVFERMEAGGRSPTKELLWSWAQQNSRVQDLLWVLQDMGHHRALQLLLGHCHPVKERPLPLINEYESAADTKESGTLEMSRSQETFIQREHQTQITWQNILRGTRDFHREAKISEGSFSDVYEARVGGKTFAVKLFKQVNNTSWKKLWDIFRKEMEVIGLCRHPNILELLGCFSDERRYCVVYPYMRKGSLFRRLHREDGVPPLSWQERLGIIKGIAKALHHLHESQPRAVIYGNLSRYTNPHPLGRTSQVHDPAQMASLHSSNILFDEAMQPKLGDFSSPRLRPHPAGHCHTVTLHTGSHGNLDYLPEEYIRQGKLSCSVDVYSFGMVVMETITGRKVIEEVPKRTALRSMLISEVEDSGVGVDACLPFLDASAGQWPSSVARSLLDLSLRCTASHQRDRPSMENVLQTLSQLLPPPSCCSLDGPLSLEDGARIRIQHMPSVPVEHDEQSGVPTSPTQTRPCECSQSEVTYLSVTEADHVDTSTGDGNKSWPVQCSCQAATGDLCEDCVANAFTGTYTHFSE, from the exons ATGGAGCCACACACGTTTCTTTACGATGTACCTCCGTTGGTCATTGAACAATTCTCTCAACTAATGGACACTGGATGTTGCCGCTATGGATGGCGCGGACTCG CGGCCAGAATCTGCCCGAGCTTCTCTGAGGTCCGCGTGTTTGAGCGTATGGAGGCAGGGGGTCGCAGTCCCACCAAGGAGCTGCTGTGGTCCTGGGCCCAGCAGAACTCTCGAGTGCAGGACCTGCTTTGGGTACTACAGGACATGGGCCACCATCGGGCCTTGCAGCTCTTACTGGGTCATTGTCATCCAGTTAAAG aaagGCCTTTGCCCCTTATCAATGAATATGAGTCAGCAGCTGACACGAAG gAGTCAGGCACATTGGAGATGAGTCGTTCccaggaaacattcattcaaa GGGAACACCAGACACAAATCACGTGGCAAAACATCCTCAGAGGAACCAGAGATTTTCACCGTGAAGCAAAAATTTCAGAGGGCAGCTTCTCTGACGTCTACGAGGCACGGGTGGGAGGCAAAACATTTGCTGTGAAACTTTTCAAACAG GTAAACAACACGTCCTGGAAGAAGCTGTGGGATATTTTCAGGAAAGAAATGGAAGTCATTGGATT gtgtcGACATCCAAACATTCTCGAGTTGTTGGGTTGTTTTTCCGATGAGAGACGCTACTGTGTGGTCTATCCATACATGCGCAAAGGATCGCTCTTCCGCAGACTACATCGTGAG GACGGCGTACCTCCGCTTTCCTGGCAGGAACGTCTTGGCATCATAAAGGGAATCGCCAAGGCCCTGCATCATCTCCATGAATCTCAACCACGTGCGGTCATCTACGGGAATCTCTCCAGGTATACAAATCCACACCCACTGGGGAGAACTTCACAAGTTCACGACCCGGCTCAAATGGCTTCTCTGCACAGTTCCAACATTCTCTTCGATGAAGCCATGCAACCCAAGCTTGGCGATTTCAGTTCGCCTCGACTCCGCCCTCATCCGGCCGGCCATTGTCATACAGTCACCCTGCATACGGGTTCCCATGGCAACTTGGATTACCTGCCTGAGGAGTACATCCGGCAGGGCAAACTCTCCTGCAGCGTGGATGTCTACAGCTTCGGAATG GTTGTAATGGAAACAATAACAGGACGTAAAGTCATAGAGGAGGTGCCTAAACGTACGGCGCTG AGGTCGATGCTCATCTCTGAAGTGGAGGACAGTGGAGTCGGCGTTGATGCTTGTCTGCCGTTCTTGGATGCATCAGCTGGTCAGTGGCCATCTTCTGTGGCACGCAGTCTCTTGGACCTTTCATTGCGGTGCACGGCCAGTCACCAACGTGACAGACCCAGCATGGAGAAC GTTCTTCAGACACTGAGTCAGCTGCTTCCACCGCCAAGCTGCTGCTCTTTGGATGGACCTCTCAGTCTGGAGGATGGAGCCCGTATTCGTATCCAGCACATGCCCAGCGTGCCCGTGGAGCACGACGAACAGTCCGGCGTCCCCACCTCTCCAACACAGACGAGGCCGTGCGAATGCAGCCAGTCAGAGGTGACATATCTAAGTGTCACCGAGGCAGATCATGTTGACACGTCCACCGGGGATGGGAACAAAAGCTGGCCGGTGCAGTGCAGCTGCCAAGCTGCAACAGGCGATCTCTGTGAGGACTGCGTGGCAAATGCTTTTACCGGCACTTATACACATTTCTCAGAGTAA